A genomic segment from Neobacillus sp. YX16 encodes:
- the groL gene encoding chaperonin GroEL (60 kDa chaperone family; promotes refolding of misfolded polypeptides especially under stressful conditions; forms two stacked rings of heptamers to form a barrel-shaped 14mer; ends can be capped by GroES; misfolded proteins enter the barrel where they are refolded when GroES binds), translating into MAKEIKFSEDARRAMLRGVDALADTVKVTLGPKGRNVVLEKKFGSPLITNDGVTIAKEIELEDAFENMGAKLVAEVASKTNDVAGDGTTTATVLAQAMIREGLKNVTAGANPMGIRKGIEKAVTVAVEGLKAISKPIEGKESIAQVAAISSDDKEVGQLIAEAMERVGNDGVITIEESKGFTTELDVVEGMQFDRGYTSAYMVTNTDKMEAVLENPYVLITDKKISSIQEILPVLEQVVQQGKPLLLIAEDIEGEALSTLVLNKLRGTFNAVAVKAPGFGDRRKAMLEDIAALTGGEVITEELGRELKTTTITSLGRASKIVVTKENTTIVEGAGDTAAIASRVNQIRVQLEETTSEFDREKLQERLAKLAGGVAVIKVGAATETELKERKLRIEDALNATRAAVEEGIVSGGGVALLNVYNKVAEIQAEGDVATGINIVLRAIEEPVRTIAHNAGLEGSVIVDRLKREAVGTGFNAATGEWVNMIDAGIVDPTKVTRSALQNAASVAAMFLTTEAVVADKPEPAGQGGMPDMSGMGGMGGMM; encoded by the coding sequence ATGGCTAAAGAAATTAAATTTAGTGAAGATGCACGCCGCGCAATGCTACGTGGAGTTGATGCGTTGGCAGATACAGTAAAAGTTACTCTTGGACCTAAAGGACGTAACGTGGTTCTTGAGAAAAAGTTTGGTTCACCTCTTATTACTAACGACGGTGTAACAATCGCGAAAGAAATCGAATTAGAAGATGCATTTGAAAATATGGGTGCAAAACTAGTTGCTGAAGTTGCAAGCAAAACAAACGATGTTGCTGGTGACGGTACTACAACTGCAACTGTTCTTGCTCAAGCGATGATTCGTGAAGGCTTAAAGAACGTAACAGCTGGTGCTAACCCAATGGGTATCCGTAAAGGTATCGAAAAAGCAGTTACTGTTGCGGTTGAAGGATTAAAAGCTATTTCTAAACCAATCGAAGGCAAAGAGTCTATTGCACAAGTTGCTGCTATTTCTTCTGATGATAAAGAAGTAGGTCAATTGATTGCTGAAGCGATGGAGCGCGTTGGTAACGACGGCGTTATCACGATCGAAGAGTCAAAAGGCTTTACAACTGAATTAGATGTTGTTGAAGGTATGCAATTTGACCGCGGATATACATCTGCATACATGGTAACAAACACAGACAAAATGGAAGCTGTTTTAGAAAATCCTTATGTCTTAATCACTGACAAAAAAATCTCAAGCATCCAGGAAATCCTTCCTGTACTTGAGCAAGTTGTTCAACAAGGCAAGCCACTATTATTGATTGCTGAAGATATCGAGGGTGAAGCACTTTCTACTTTAGTATTGAACAAACTTCGCGGAACATTCAATGCAGTTGCTGTTAAAGCTCCTGGCTTTGGTGACCGTCGTAAAGCAATGCTTGAAGATATCGCTGCATTAACTGGCGGTGAAGTAATCACTGAAGAGCTTGGCCGTGAACTTAAAACTACAACCATCACATCTTTAGGACGTGCTTCTAAGATTGTTGTAACAAAAGAAAACACAACTATCGTTGAAGGTGCAGGAGATACTGCTGCAATTGCTTCTCGTGTAAATCAAATCCGTGTTCAATTAGAAGAAACTACTTCTGAATTTGACCGTGAAAAATTACAAGAGCGTCTAGCTAAATTAGCTGGCGGTGTTGCAGTAATCAAAGTTGGTGCTGCGACTGAAACTGAATTAAAAGAGCGCAAACTTCGTATCGAAGATGCTTTGAACGCAACTCGTGCTGCAGTTGAAGAAGGTATCGTATCCGGTGGTGGTGTTGCCCTTCTTAACGTATACAACAAGGTTGCTGAAATTCAAGCAGAAGGCGATGTAGCTACTGGTATTAACATCGTATTACGTGCGATCGAAGAGCCTGTACGTACAATCGCTCACAATGCTGGCCTTGAAGGATCTGTAATTGTTGACCGCTTAAAGCGTGAAGCAGTTGGAACAGGCTTCAACGCTGCAACTGGCGAATGGGTAAACATGATTGACGCTGGTATCGTTGACCCAACTAAAGTAACTCGTTCTGCATTACAAAACGCTGCATCTGTAGCGGCTATGTTCTTAACAACTGAAGCAGTTGTTGCTGACAAGCCAGAACCAGCTGGTCAAGGCGGCATGCCTGACATGAGCGGTATGGGCGGAATGGGCGGCATGATGTAA
- a CDS encoding site-specific integrase — MAKFKQRGKTWTYYVYLGIDPLTKKRIEVSKGGFKTQKDAKAAARLVELQKDNGTFTKESNMPFETFAHDWLKSYTRSGVKVSSVRARGKEMKHFISVWGPYPISKITKKMYEERILELNEKYSHNYMDGIHACGRMIFRKAVTQGLMKINPTEDFRIPKKQLTVEELEKEEEDIIFLEKEELAHFLKLTKSDGLEMDQIIFSVLSYTGVRIGELLALKWTDFDDNQGTLRITKTLYNPTNNFEKYELLTPKTSGSVRTISIDEMLIGMFKKHRIRQIEIKLKNRIIYQDNGFIFAREDGHPQLRKVVETRLKRLLKKAGIEKNITPHSFRHTHASLMVEAGANIKEVMEQLGHTDTKTTMIIYTHVTQSMKEKTSQQFSKLMKGLLL; from the coding sequence ATGGCAAAATTTAAACAACGTGGAAAAACATGGACCTATTATGTTTATTTAGGGATTGATCCGCTTACTAAAAAACGGATTGAAGTATCAAAAGGTGGTTTTAAAACACAAAAAGATGCGAAAGCAGCTGCTCGCCTCGTTGAACTTCAGAAAGATAATGGAACCTTCACAAAGGAATCGAATATGCCTTTTGAGACCTTCGCCCATGATTGGTTAAAGAGCTATACCCGCAGCGGAGTAAAGGTGAGCAGTGTAAGAGCTCGAGGAAAAGAAATGAAACATTTTATCTCTGTATGGGGTCCATATCCAATTAGTAAGATTACAAAGAAAATGTATGAAGAACGGATCTTAGAATTAAATGAGAAGTATAGCCACAACTATATGGACGGAATTCATGCTTGTGGACGGATGATATTTAGGAAAGCAGTCACACAGGGATTAATGAAAATCAACCCTACTGAAGACTTTAGGATACCTAAAAAGCAACTGACCGTTGAGGAATTGGAGAAAGAGGAAGAGGACATTATCTTTCTTGAAAAAGAAGAACTTGCTCATTTTCTTAAATTAACTAAATCTGATGGGCTCGAAATGGACCAAATTATCTTTTCAGTACTTTCCTATACTGGAGTAAGAATAGGGGAATTATTGGCTCTAAAATGGACTGATTTTGACGATAATCAAGGAACTCTAAGGATTACCAAAACACTTTATAACCCTACAAACAATTTTGAAAAATATGAGCTGCTAACACCCAAAACAAGCGGCTCCGTGCGGACTATCAGCATAGATGAAATGCTAATCGGCATGTTTAAGAAACATCGGATTAGACAGATCGAGATCAAATTAAAGAACAGAATCATTTACCAGGACAATGGATTTATCTTTGCTCGTGAGGATGGGCATCCACAATTAAGGAAAGTGGTTGAGACTAGGCTAAAACGGCTGCTGAAGAAAGCAGGAATTGAGAAGAATATTACTCCTCATTCATTCCGCCATACACACGCATCGTTAATGGTTGAAGCTGGAGCAAATATTAAAGAGGTCATGGAACAGTTGGGCCACACAGACACAAAAACAACAATGATTATTTATACGCATGTTACTCAAAGCATGAAAGAAAAGACCTCTCAACAGTTCAGCAAACTGATGAAAGGCCTTCTCCTATAG
- a CDS encoding helix-turn-helix domain-containing protein: protein MKINGDLKRARGNIPYSEIALKLNVSESTLYRWFRSKLSKAKEKEILDVIMKIKEG, encoded by the coding sequence TTGAAGATTAACGGGGACCTAAAAAGAGCAAGAGGGAACATCCCTTATTCAGAAATAGCTTTAAAACTCAATGTAAGTGAAAGCACTCTATACAGATGGTTCAGGAGTAAGCTTTCAAAAGCGAAAGAAAAAGAAATATTAGATGTAATCATGAAAATTAAGGAGGGGTGA
- a CDS encoding DNA-binding protein gives MIEIKMDDEHLKKIYLDEVQKRLDKFELQVLLLDSKQLCKLLSLSWPTVEKIFLSDPNFPRMRVGTKWVFNRREVQVYVDRWSVENRKRDLYL, from the coding sequence TTGATTGAAATAAAAATGGATGATGAACATCTTAAAAAAATCTATTTAGACGAAGTGCAGAAACGTTTAGATAAATTTGAATTACAGGTATTGCTATTGGATTCAAAGCAGCTTTGCAAATTGCTTTCTCTCTCATGGCCAACAGTGGAAAAAATCTTTTTAAGTGACCCGAATTTTCCTCGAATGAGGGTCGGTACAAAGTGGGTTTTTAATAGAAGAGAAGTACAGGTTTACGTTGATAGGTGGTCAGTGGAAAACAGGAAAAGAGATTTATATTTATAA
- a CDS encoding DUF927 domain-containing protein — MVGAIYLNSEVKDTIQRLLPGSKLIKLKGYAKGNEDYSNAKQPLGKWKDEADLTNEEIEKALGGDHWIGATIPAGRIVIDVDDVEAGSLLRDLLETEEVNHHAIKTPNGFQFIFSKTDKAKISQVSKFYSAVGIMIDTKPPLSGYIVWPTKNTRGRLVITQSLEKLDELPDYLKPVWNSNKTKDYCFPIPFKSLGNRNNTLYDFARRLWASGVTEETLRRAMNLIYKHFVYDKTDFPQSQINALVKSVLKLEASNTIRKKQYSKPESRTSDAIPYPFNALGKALYMVKEKVNRDGTIDEKNIMIARHVPYIKRELHNMEQPQVFYEIKWEDNGRTLTELVPGGALATKKEMMLLADKGFPCNDINARLLIQYFDTVLAFNEIPRGKMVERLGQIKDHFVHPLLGSDFEILPSDHGEKQLHDGFQVSGTIDEWKNKVFAKIKNHPRALFLVLSSFASILLHDLKVDPFTVDIASSTSQGKTTVLRVAASVWGTQQLINEFNATKVSIERKAAFLNSFPLLLDDSRKADEGLLQSFVYTFSGGRSKGRGSLSGSQRESTWKSIMITTGEVPLTDYAAKAGGAAARIISLTNSPFEGVDHSFFTDLYKAIETNYGTIGVEFIRKYQVNKEELLPSFQVTCEHYMKKAAGNEVLTRLSLYYATIHFTGRLLNALLNMNIELSLLDELFDEIAQENKSIDKPKQLLEELLQDLDSDREAIFYCYHPKKKVKAIFKDEVLSLTPAYLKEFLGPEMKMTRSEWRKRGFTFSFDSKGKKVDYKQIKKAGNNLQGVPLNQEIVKELGFDFSVKPVR; from the coding sequence ATGGTTGGAGCAATATATTTAAATTCTGAAGTAAAAGATACAATACAAAGACTTTTACCTGGCTCTAAACTTATAAAGTTGAAAGGCTACGCTAAGGGAAATGAAGACTACAGTAATGCTAAGCAACCGCTTGGAAAGTGGAAGGATGAAGCCGATCTAACCAACGAAGAGATTGAAAAGGCACTAGGAGGTGACCACTGGATAGGTGCAACTATTCCAGCCGGCAGGATTGTAATTGATGTAGACGATGTTGAGGCAGGTTCATTGCTTAGAGATTTACTTGAAACCGAGGAAGTAAACCATCATGCAATAAAAACCCCAAATGGATTTCAGTTTATCTTCTCCAAAACCGATAAGGCGAAGATAAGCCAGGTATCGAAGTTTTACAGTGCAGTAGGAATAATGATTGACACTAAACCGCCTTTATCTGGTTATATCGTTTGGCCGACAAAAAACACTAGAGGGAGATTGGTCATCACCCAGTCATTAGAAAAATTGGACGAGCTGCCCGATTACCTGAAGCCAGTATGGAATAGCAATAAGACTAAGGATTATTGTTTCCCAATACCATTTAAAAGCCTGGGAAACCGGAATAATACCCTTTATGATTTTGCAAGGCGGTTGTGGGCGAGCGGGGTAACAGAAGAAACCTTAAGAAGGGCAATGAACCTTATCTATAAACATTTTGTTTACGATAAGACGGATTTTCCACAAAGCCAAATAAACGCATTGGTGAAATCAGTACTTAAGCTGGAAGCCAGTAACACCATAAGAAAAAAACAGTATTCTAAACCAGAAAGCAGGACATCTGATGCCATTCCATATCCTTTTAACGCTTTAGGTAAAGCCTTATACATGGTTAAAGAAAAGGTTAATCGTGATGGGACTATTGATGAAAAAAATATTATGATTGCTCGCCATGTTCCTTATATCAAAAGAGAGTTACATAATATGGAGCAGCCACAGGTCTTTTATGAAATCAAGTGGGAGGATAATGGAAGGACATTAACGGAGCTAGTTCCGGGCGGGGCACTAGCAACAAAAAAAGAAATGATGCTGTTAGCAGATAAGGGATTCCCCTGTAACGACATCAATGCAAGGTTACTAATTCAATATTTTGATACTGTCCTGGCTTTCAATGAAATTCCGAGAGGGAAGATGGTGGAACGCTTAGGACAAATTAAAGATCACTTTGTACATCCGTTATTAGGGAGTGATTTTGAAATCCTCCCGAGCGATCATGGAGAGAAACAATTACACGACGGGTTCCAAGTATCAGGCACAATTGACGAATGGAAAAACAAGGTTTTCGCCAAAATAAAAAATCATCCGAGAGCATTGTTTCTCGTCCTGTCTTCTTTTGCCAGTATCTTGCTGCATGATTTGAAGGTGGATCCCTTCACGGTAGATATAGCCAGCAGCACATCACAGGGGAAAACTACAGTATTAAGGGTTGCTGCAAGTGTGTGGGGCACACAGCAGCTAATCAACGAATTTAATGCCACTAAGGTAAGTATAGAACGAAAGGCAGCATTTTTAAACAGTTTTCCCTTATTACTTGATGATTCCAGAAAAGCCGATGAAGGGCTACTGCAATCCTTTGTTTATACCTTCAGTGGCGGGAGGTCAAAGGGGCGGGGTTCATTAAGTGGTTCGCAAAGGGAGTCTACCTGGAAGAGCATAATGATAACGACTGGAGAAGTCCCGTTGACAGATTATGCAGCAAAGGCGGGTGGAGCTGCAGCACGTATTATAAGCCTTACTAATAGCCCTTTTGAAGGTGTAGATCACTCCTTCTTTACTGACTTGTATAAAGCTATAGAAACGAATTATGGAACAATTGGAGTAGAATTCATAAGAAAGTATCAGGTGAATAAAGAGGAACTACTACCGAGTTTTCAAGTAACTTGTGAGCATTATATGAAGAAGGCAGCTGGTAACGAAGTTCTCACAAGGCTTTCACTGTATTATGCAACCATACATTTTACTGGCAGACTACTAAATGCTCTTCTAAACATGAATATTGAATTAAGCCTATTAGATGAATTATTCGATGAAATAGCCCAAGAGAATAAGTCTATTGATAAGCCCAAACAGTTGCTTGAGGAATTGTTGCAGGATTTAGATTCAGACCGTGAAGCAATATTTTATTGCTATCATCCTAAAAAAAAAGTTAAGGCCATATTTAAAGATGAGGTACTGTCACTAACCCCTGCATATCTAAAAGAATTCCTGGGACCAGAAATGAAGATGACACGCTCCGAATGGAGGAAAAGAGGTTTTACTTTTAGTTTCGATTCCAAGGGCAAAAAGGTAGATTACAAGCAAATTAAAAAAGCAGGGAATAATTTACAAGGGGTTCCGCTGAATCAAGAAATTGTTAAAGAATTAGGGTTTGACTTCTCTGTAAAGCCTGTTAGGTAG
- a CDS encoding single-stranded DNA-binding protein codes for MNTVNLIGRLTKEGELKYSQSGTAFYRNTLAVNRKFKKEEADFMNLLAFSKTAELMGNNLIKGSQVGIEGHIQTGSYEKDGKKNFTFEVVVDSLTFIGKKKEDDPQGFSANAGGDPFQNGTVINEDLPF; via the coding sequence ATGAATACAGTTAATTTAATCGGACGTCTTACCAAAGAGGGAGAGCTAAAATACTCTCAATCTGGAACAGCTTTTTATCGAAATACATTAGCGGTTAATCGCAAATTTAAAAAAGAAGAAGCAGATTTTATGAACCTTCTGGCATTCTCTAAAACTGCTGAATTAATGGGAAACAATTTGATAAAAGGAAGCCAGGTTGGGATTGAAGGGCATATCCAAACAGGCAGCTATGAGAAAGACGGGAAAAAGAACTTTACTTTTGAGGTTGTTGTAGATAGTCTCACTTTTATTGGCAAGAAAAAAGAAGATGATCCCCAAGGTTTCTCTGCCAATGCTGGTGGCGACCCATTTCAAAATGGAACAGTGATCAATGAAGATTTGCCTTTTTGA
- a CDS encoding restriction endonuclease subunit S, producing MKLEDIVTVKIGRNLSRGNEKNDLTLIAYSYEDLMNDLDGSFLDSQASTYSANSSDKNGYLSSAGDVVFSFVSSKAGIVSDLNQRKIINQNFAKLIIEHDQLDSSYLCYALNESYSMKKQMAISMQGSTVPKLTPAILKELEIKLPSIEKQRTIGKAYFFLRKRQALAKKQAELEEQLYLEVLKQLDQQ from the coding sequence ATGAAACTTGAAGATATCGTAACAGTTAAAATAGGAAGAAACCTTTCTAGAGGAAACGAGAAAAATGATCTAACTTTAATTGCTTATTCATACGAGGATTTAATGAATGATTTAGATGGCTCCTTTCTAGACTCACAAGCTAGTACTTATAGTGCAAATTCAAGTGATAAAAACGGTTATTTGAGCAGTGCGGGAGATGTTGTTTTCAGCTTTGTTAGTTCAAAAGCTGGGATAGTGAGTGACTTAAACCAAAGGAAGATCATTAACCAAAACTTTGCAAAACTCATTATTGAACATGATCAATTGGATAGCAGCTATTTATGTTATGCGTTGAATGAATCATACTCAATGAAAAAGCAAATGGCAATTTCCATGCAAGGAAGTACTGTACCTAAATTAACTCCAGCGATTTTAAAAGAGTTGGAAATCAAGCTACCTAGTATTGAGAAACAACGGACGATTGGAAAAGCTTATTTCTTTTTGAGAAAGCGTCAAGCTTTGGCAAAGAAACAAGCAGAACTTGAAGAGCAACTATATTTAGAAGTATTGAAGCAATTAGACCAACAATAG
- a CDS encoding type I restriction-modification system subunit M: protein MAELNSKLFSAADNLRSKMDASEYKNYLLGLIFYKYLSDKLLEKVVEIADESLEEYNTQEKQTQLYMDLLADEDIKNDLIETLLDTLGYHIEPEYLFNVLTNQAKQNTFQLNDLNKAFIDLATKYDQFNGLFDDVDLKSKKLGSDDQQRNITITEVLKKLNDIDVIGHNGDIIGDAYEFLIGQFASEAGKKAGEFYTPHEVSDMMARIAAIGQEDKKLFSVFDPTMGSGSLMLNIRNYINHPDSVKYHGQELNTTTYNLAKMNLILHGVDKEDMRLRNGDTLNKDWPTDEPYTFDSVLMNPPYSANWSSDDTFLDDSRFNRYGKLAPKSKADFAFLLHGFYHLKDSGTMAIVLPHGVLFRGAAEGVIRKKLLEDGSIDAVIGMPANLFFGTTIPTTVIILKKDRTSRDVLFIDASNEFTKGKNQNKLSKENIDKIVETYKKREDVDKYAHVATFDEIKENDFNLNITRYVDTFEEEAPIDMATIGSAIQDIRKEKAELESSLFDMISSLQFDGENAEWIKGALEVFNREK from the coding sequence ATGGCTGAATTAAACTCAAAATTATTTAGTGCTGCAGACAATTTGAGAAGCAAAATGGATGCATCAGAATACAAAAACTACTTATTAGGATTGATTTTTTACAAGTACTTATCTGATAAGTTATTAGAAAAAGTAGTTGAAATTGCAGATGAATCTCTAGAAGAATACAACACACAAGAAAAACAAACTCAATTATATATGGATTTATTAGCAGATGAAGATATAAAAAATGACTTGATTGAAACGTTATTGGATACATTGGGCTACCATATTGAACCAGAGTATTTATTTAATGTATTAACCAATCAAGCTAAACAAAACACCTTTCAGTTGAATGACTTGAATAAGGCCTTTATCGATTTGGCTACGAAATATGATCAATTTAATGGATTGTTTGATGATGTGGATTTGAAATCAAAAAAATTGGGATCAGATGATCAACAGCGAAACATTACTATTACAGAAGTATTGAAGAAACTTAATGATATCGATGTGATAGGACATAATGGCGATATCATTGGGGATGCCTATGAGTTCTTGATTGGTCAATTTGCCTCAGAAGCTGGTAAGAAGGCTGGAGAATTTTATACACCTCATGAAGTATCTGATATGATGGCTCGTATTGCCGCAATTGGTCAAGAAGACAAAAAATTGTTTAGCGTATTTGACCCAACCATGGGCTCAGGTTCCTTGATGTTGAATATTCGAAACTATATAAACCATCCAGATAGTGTAAAGTACCATGGGCAAGAACTAAATACAACGACTTATAATCTAGCGAAGATGAACCTGATCTTGCATGGTGTTGATAAAGAAGATATGCGTTTACGCAATGGGGATACATTGAACAAAGATTGGCCGACAGATGAGCCTTATACCTTTGATTCTGTCCTTATGAATCCACCATACTCTGCAAACTGGTCTTCAGACGATACTTTCTTAGATGATTCTCGTTTCAATCGTTACGGGAAGTTAGCGCCAAAATCAAAAGCAGACTTTGCTTTTCTTTTACATGGGTTCTATCATTTGAAAGATTCGGGAACGATGGCAATCGTCTTACCGCATGGGGTACTGTTCCGTGGAGCTGCAGAAGGTGTGATTCGTAAAAAATTACTAGAAGATGGCAGTATTGATGCCGTAATTGGCATGCCAGCAAACTTATTCTTTGGGACAACGATTCCAACCACAGTCATAATCTTGAAGAAAGATCGTACAAGTCGTGATGTTCTATTTATTGATGCAAGTAATGAGTTTACGAAAGGAAAGAACCAAAATAAACTTTCCAAAGAAAATATTGATAAGATTGTCGAAACGTATAAGAAGCGAGAAGATGTTGATAAATATGCCCACGTCGCTACTTTTGATGAAATCAAAGAGAATGATTTCAATTTGAACATTACTCGATACGTAGATACCTTTGAGGAAGAAGCACCTATTGATATGGCTACAATTGGGTCAGCAATTCAAGACATTCGAAAAGAAAAAGCAGAACTAGAATCTAGTTTATTTGACATGATTTCTTCGCTACAATTTGATGGAGAAAACGCAGAGTGGATTAAAGGTGCACTAGAGGTGTTTAATCGTGAAAAATAA
- a CDS encoding restriction endonuclease subunit S: MKNKRTPDIRFAGFTEDWEQRKLGELLEICSAARVHKNEWTTSGVRFFRSSDVVSNFNGKKNIPAFISYSLYDELSKKSGIVQTGDILVTGGGSIGIPYLVEDQEPLYFKDADLIWLKSANKIDGYFIYSFFVTPQLRKYISSITHIGTISHYTIEQAKDTPIILPERVEQTLIGNFFKQLDETIALYQQELTTLKQTKQGFMQKMFPKEGESVPDVRFPGFTGDWEHCKLGEIMDVTSVKRIHQSDWTDKGVRFLRARDIVAASKNEEPSDYLYISVDKYNEYSKTSGKVSQGDLLVTGVGSIGVPMLVTDDEPIYFKDGNIIWFKNEHRIEGDFFYYSFKNNKIQKYIRDVAGIGTVGTYTIDSGKKTPISLPSFEEQTKIGNFFKQLDDTIILYQRELEALKETKKAFLQKMFV, from the coding sequence GTGAAAAATAAACGTACACCAGACATTCGATTTGCGGGATTTACTGAAGATTGGGAACAGCGTAAGTTGGGAGAACTACTTGAAATATGTTCTGCAGCTCGAGTTCACAAAAATGAATGGACAACATCTGGTGTTCGTTTTTTCAGATCAAGTGATGTAGTGTCTAACTTTAATGGAAAGAAAAATATACCAGCATTTATATCATATAGTTTATACGACGAGCTTTCTAAAAAATCTGGTATTGTGCAAACTGGGGATATATTAGTAACAGGTGGAGGATCTATAGGGATTCCTTACCTTGTGGAAGATCAAGAGCCGTTATATTTTAAAGATGCTGATTTGATCTGGCTTAAAAGTGCAAATAAAATTGATGGGTATTTTATTTACTCATTTTTTGTGACGCCTCAACTACGTAAATATATTTCAAGCATTACTCATATAGGAACAATCTCACATTATACCATTGAACAGGCGAAAGACACTCCAATAATATTGCCTGAACGAGTAGAACAAACCTTAATAGGTAACTTTTTTAAACAACTAGACGAAACGATCGCTCTTTATCAGCAAGAACTAACCACCCTTAAACAAACAAAACAGGGATTCATGCAAAAAATGTTCCCAAAAGAAGGGGAGTCCGTGCCTGATGTTCGTTTCCCAGGGTTTACTGGGGATTGGGAACATTGTAAGTTGGGCGAAATAATGGACGTAACCTCTGTTAAGAGAATCCACCAATCAGATTGGACGGATAAAGGGGTAAGATTTTTAAGGGCAAGAGATATAGTAGCAGCTTCGAAAAATGAGGAACCAAGTGACTATTTGTATATATCAGTTGATAAATATAACGAATATTCAAAGACCTCTGGGAAAGTTTCTCAAGGGGATTTGTTAGTAACTGGTGTTGGATCAATAGGAGTACCTATGTTAGTTACTGATGACGAGCCTATTTACTTCAAAGATGGGAATATAATATGGTTCAAAAATGAGCACAGAATAGAAGGTGATTTTTTCTACTATTCTTTCAAAAATAACAAAATCCAAAAGTATATTCGGGATGTAGCAGGAATTGGAACTGTTGGGACATATACAATTGATAGTGGGAAAAAGACACCAATCTCATTACCAAGCTTTGAGGAACAAACCAAAATCGGCAACTTCTTCAAACAACTAGACGATACTATCATCCTTTATCAACGTGAATTAGAAGCCTTGAAAGAAACGAAAAAAGCATTCTTACAAAAGATGTTTGTCTAA